Proteins from a genomic interval of Salvelinus alpinus chromosome 7, SLU_Salpinus.1, whole genome shotgun sequence:
- the LOC139580769 gene encoding C-Jun-amino-terminal kinase-interacting protein 4-like isoform X5 → MELDDGVLYQDDAGSSAMMSERVSGLASSIYREFERLIGQYDEDVVKELMPLVVAVLENLDAVFAENQEHEVELELLKEDNEQLVTQYEREKSLRKSAEERYMVFEDSQETEKKDLQSRLVMLESQTRQMELKTRNYSDQIGRLEEREAELKKEYNALHQRHTEMIHSYMEHLERTKHQQHVAVQEAPTDTSTSRSRKERPISMGLFPLPGYDLTSDSQREAVETPSEAWRCKDLSHPRSNTSLKDEMSNANRGGSKSNMPMSPKGGSKSGTPMSPIGGSKSNTPMSPKGGSKSGTSFGAPAQGGSKMSTQQGGSKSGTPMSSQRGSKSGTPISSQGGDSKSLTPLSTQNGGSNLVIPLSSQGGGSMSASPMSTSESDVAMASVSTPLQEEFEKVGKNRNLDRSNRKPENIGSKNTTVPEDQEGPERQNLELRGGSGPRTADDNTESLEVQAIIESTPELDMDLSGYRDASTPTEGVGIENMAFDRNTESLFAELSSAGPDMEIDIADMDEGADLLGMGREVEHLIHENTQLLETKNALNLVKNDLMARVDELSCEKEVLQGELEAVTQAKTRLEEKSKELEEELKKVRAEAEEAKTKTKSENNEEDADVPTAQRKRFTRVEMARVLMERNQYKERLMELQEAVRWTEMIRASRENPATADKKKSSIWQFFSRLFSSSGGAAKKPAEAAPVNVKYNAPSSQVQPSVKKRSAALQQLPSDKSKAFDFLNEESESGNMVSRREQKRAQYRQVKAHVQKEDDGRVQAYGWSLPQKFKVANGGQTLENKMKNLPVPVYLRPLDEKDATMKLWCAAGVNLSGGKTRDGGSIVGASVFYNDLTSTGPESPLRKTGSQSSLDKLDQDLKEQEKELLHQEELSSLVWICTSTQATTKVIVIDANQPGNVLENFFVCNSHVLCIASVPGARETDYPAGEEVPHDAESGSGAEGGTLQASTTSSCSMGEAGVLAGINVVGCSTEGAVATPQTAGAENDTDTDAKAAEEATEATEASAGPAGPEHDLSQRGVYTEHVFTDPLGVQSTSPGETPANYTQRESDLVKDGVSSNPNPEEQDLMREEAQKMSSVLPTMWLGAQNGCVYVHSSVAQWRKCLHSIKLKDSVLGIVHVKGRVLVALADGTLAIFHRGVDGQWDLTNYHLLDLGRPHHSVRCMTVVHDKVWCGYRNKIYVVQPKAMKIEKSFDAHPRKESQVRQLAGEGDGIWVSIRLDSTLRLFHSHTHQHLQDVDIEPYVSKMLGTGKLGFSFVRITALTVSCNRLWVGTGNGVIISIPLTDTNKVMAGPGKPGGVIRVYGDENSDKVTAGTFVPFCSMVHAQLCFHGHRDAVKFFTAVPGQVIPSGAGGAAEAGGDNGAEENPQKQLGKSVLVMSGGEGYIDFRMGDETEEPLDEPTLKLQPFLAKAERSHLIVWQVMDSQD, encoded by the exons TTGGCAGATTGGAGGAACGAGAAGCCGAGCTGAAGAAAGAGTACAATGCCCTCcaccagagacacacagag ATGATCCACAGCTACATGGAGCACTTGGAACGTACCAAACACCAGCAGCACGTGGCGGTGCAAGAGGCGCCTACAGACACAAGCACAAGCAGATCACG GAAGGAGCGTCCCATCTCAATGGGGTTATTCCCATTACCAGGATATGATTTGACCAGTGACTCGCAGAGGGAAGCTGTTGAAACGCCGTCTGAAGCCTGGAGATGTAAGGACCTGAGCCACCCTCGCTCCAACACCAGCCTCAAG GATGAGATGTCTAATGCGAACCGTGGAGGCTCCAAGTCCAACATGCCCATGTCTCCTAAAGGGGGCTCCAAGTCGGGGACCCCCATGTCTCCTATAGGGGGCTCCAAGTCCAACACGCCCATGTCTCCTAAAGGGGGCTCCAAGTCGGGGACCTCATTTGGGGCTCCCGCTCAAGGAGGTTCCAAAATGTCCACACAACAAGGTGGCTCTAAATCAGGCACCCCCATGTCTTCTCAACGAGGGTCCAAATCGGGTACCCCCATATCATCTCAAGGAGGGGACTCAAAGTCGCTTACCCCATTGTCCACGCAAAACGGTGGCTCTAATTTGGTCATTCCACTGTCTTCTCAAGGGGGCGGGTCTATGTCGGCCAGTCCCATGTCTACTTCCGAGTCTGACGTTGCCATGGCATCGGTGAGCACGCCACTCCAGGAAGAGTTTGAGAAAGTGGGCAAGAACAGGAACCTGGACAGAAGCAACAGGAAGCCAGAGAACATCGGCAGTAAGAACACCACAGTACCAGAGGATCAGGAGGGTCCAGAAAGACAAAACTTAGAACTGAGAGGAGGGTCAGGACCTCGCACAG CAGATGATAACACTGAGTCATTGGAGGTGCAGGCCATCATAGAGTCCACTCCTGAACTGGACATGGACCTTAGCGGCTACAGAGACGCCAG TACTCCTACTGAAGGAGTAGGTATAGAGAACATGGCGTTCGACAGGAACACTGAGTCTCTGTTTGCGGAGCTGTCCTCGGCAGGACCCGACATGGAAATAGACATAGCAGACATGGACGAGGGGGCTGACCTGCTGG GTATGGGCCGTGAAGTGGAGCATCTCATCCACGAGAACACTCAGCTGCTGGAGACCAA AAATGCATTGAACCTGGTGAAGAATGACCTGATGGCGCGTGTGGATGAGCTGTCGTGTGAGAAGGAGGTGCTGCAGGGAGAGCTGGAGGCTGTGACTCAGGCCAAGACCAGACTGGAGGAGAAGAGCAAGGAACTGGAGGAGGAACTCAAGAA GGTTCGGGCTGAGGCGGAGGAGGCCAAAACAAAGACGAAGAGTGAGAACAATGAGGAAGAT GCGGATGTTCCCACGGCCCAGAGGAAGAGGTTCACCAGGGTAGAGATGGCCAGAGTCCTGATGGAGAGGAACCAGTACAAAGAGAGACTGATGGAGCTACAGGAAGCTGTACGATGGACAGAGATGATACG AGCATCGAGAGAGAATCCAGCCACCGCAGACAAGAAGAAATCCAGCATCTGGCAGTT TTTCAGTCGGTTGTTCAGTTCGAGTGGAGGAGCGGCTAAGAAGCCTGCGGAGGCTGCGCCAGTGAATGTGAAGTACAACGCcccctcctcccaggtccagccCTCTGTGAAGAAGAGGAGCGCAGCTCTGCAACAGCTACCCAGCGACAAGAGCAAGGCTTTCGACTTCCTCAATGAGGA GTCTGAGTCAGGCAACATGGTGTCTCGCAGGGAGCAGAAGAGAGCCCAATACAGACAGGTGAAAGCCCACGTTCAGAAGGAGGACGACGGCAGGGTACAGGCCTACGGGTGGAGCCTGCCGCAGAAATTCAAG GTGGCCAACGGTGGTCAGACGTTAGAGAACAAGATGAAGAATCTACCTGTACCTGTCTACCTCCGACCACTGGATGAGAAAGATGCTAccatgaag TTGTGGTGTGCTGCGGGTGTGAACCTGTCGGGGGGTAAGACTCGTGACGGCGGGTCTATAGTAGGTGCCAGTGTGTTCTACAATGACCTGACCAGCACTGGTCCTGAGAGCCCTCTCAGGAAGACAGGATCACAGAGCAGTCTGGACAAACTGGACCAGGACCTAAAG gagcagGAGAAGGAGCTGCTCCACCAGGAGGAGCTGTCCTCTCTGGTGTGGATCTGTACCAGTACTCAGGCCACCACTAAGGTCATCGTCATCGATGCCAACCAGCCTGGGAACGTCCTGGAGAATTTCTTTGTCTGCAACTCCCATGTTCTCTGCATCGCCAGTGTGCCAG gtgccaGAGAGACAGACTATCCGGCAGGGGAGGAGGTGCCCCATGACGCGGAGTCGGGATCGGGTGCTGAGGGCGGGACTTTGCAAGCCAGCACAACCAGTAGTTGCTCAATGGGCGAAGCTGGAGTGCTGGCAGGGATCAATGTGGTTGGCTGCTCTACAGAGGGGGCAGTGGCTACCCCCCAGACAGCAGGAGCAGAGAATGACACCGACACAG ACGCCAAGGCTGCAGAGGAGGCTACTGAAGCTACAGAGGCCAGTGCGGGTCCTGCAGGCCCGGAGCATGACTTAAGTCAGAGGGGAGTCTACACTGAACATGTCTTCACTGACCCTCTGGGAGTACAGAGCACTAGTCCTGGGGAGACGCCAGCCAACTACACACAGAG GGAGTCTGATCTGGTGAAGGATGGAGTTAGCTCCAACCCTAACCCGGAGGAACAGGACCTGATGAGAGAAGAAGCCCAGAAGATGAGCAGTGTTTTACCAACCATGTGGCTTGGGGCACAGAACGGATG tgtgtacGTGCACTCGTCAGTGGCCCAGTGGAGGAAGTGTCTCCACTCTATAAAGCTGAAGGACTCTGTCCTGGGCATTGTCCATGTGAAGGGGAGAGTGTTGGTGGCTCTGGCTGATGGAACACTGGCTATCTTCCACAGAGGAGTGG atgGTCAGTGGGACCTGACTAACTACCACCTACTAGACCTGGGCAGACCCCACCACTCTGTCCGCTGTATGACCGTGGTTCACGACAAGGTCTGGTGTGGCTACAGGAACAAGATCTACGTGGTCCAGCCCAAAGCCATGAAGATAGAG AAGTCATTTGATGCCCACCCCCGTAAAGAGAGCCAGGTGAGACAGCTGGCAGGGGAAGGAGATGGTATCTGGGTGTCCATCCGACTGGACTCTACTCTGAGACTGTTCCAttcccacacacaccaacacctgcaGGACGTTGACATAGAGCCCTACGTCAGCAAGATGCTGG GTACGGGGAAGCTGGGCTTCTCCTTTGTCAGGATCACAGCTCTCACGGTGTCCTGTAACCGTCTTTGGGTCGGCACTGGCAATGGAGTCATCATCTCTATACCTCTCACTGACA ccaataAGGTGATGGCAGGGCCAGGTAAACCTGGCGGAGTGATCCGTGTGTATGGTGATGAGAACAGTGACAAGGTGACGGCTGGAACCTTCGTACCCTTCTGCTCCATGGTGCACGCTCAGCTCTGTTTCCATGGTCACCGAGACGCAGTCAAGTTCTTCACCGCTGTCCCAG GTCAGGTGATCCCGTCAGGTGCAGGCGGAGCAGCGGAGGCGGGGGGTGACAACGGGGCAGAGGAGAACCCTCAAAAGCAGTTGGGCAAGTCTGTTCTGGTgatgagtggaggagagggatacATCGACTTCAGGATGG GTGATGAGACTGAAGAGCCACTGGACGAGCCCACTCTGAAGCTGCAGCCGTTCCTGGCCAAAGCTGAGAGGAGTCACCTGATCGTCTGGCAGGTCATGGACAGCCAGGACTGA
- the LOC139580769 gene encoding C-Jun-amino-terminal kinase-interacting protein 4-like isoform X3 codes for MSPRCMLLFVFGFVGGAVVINSAVLVSLSVLLLVHYSVSTGLPALPTLPQPSRKERPISMGLFPLPGYDLTSDSQREAVETPSEAWRCKDLSHPRSNTSLKLGAPDSQSRGQRLSANQQAEQNQDEMSNANRGGSKSNMPMSPKGGSKSGTPMSPIGGSKSNTPMSPKGGSKSGTSFGAPAQGGSKMSTQQGGSKSGTPMSSQRGSKSGTPISSQGGDSKSLTPLSTQNGGSNLVIPLSSQGGGSMSASPMSTSESDVAMASVSTPLQEEFEKVGKNRNLDRSNRKPENIGSKNTTVPEDQEGPERQNLELRGGSGPRTADDNTESLEVQAIIESTPELDMDLSGYRDASTPTEGVGIENMAFDRNTESLFAELSSAGPDMEIDIADMDEGADLLGMGREVEHLIHENTQLLETKNALNLVKNDLMARVDELSCEKEVLQGELEAVTQAKTRLEEKSKELEEELKKVRAEAEEAKTKTKSENNEEDADVPTAQRKRFTRVEMARVLMERNQYKERLMELQEAVRWTEMIRASRENPATADKKKSSIWQLSFSRLFSSSGGAAKKPAEAAPVNVKYNAPSSQVQPSVKKRSAALQQLPSDKSKAFDFLNEESESGNMVSRREQKRAQYRQVKAHVQKEDDGRVQAYGWSLPQKFKVANGGQTLENKMKNLPVPVYLRPLDEKDATMKLWCAAGVNLSGGKTRDGGSIVGASVFYNDLTSTGPESPLRKTGSQSSLDKLDQDLKEQEKELLHQEELSSLVWICTSTQATTKVIVIDANQPGNVLENFFVCNSHVLCIASVPGARETDYPAGEEVPHDAESGSGAEGGTLQASTTSSCSMGEAGVLAGINVVGCSTEGAVATPQTAGAENDTDTDAKAAEEATEATEASAGPAGPEHDLSQRGVYTEHVFTDPLGVQSTSPGETPANYTQRESDLVKDGVSSNPNPEEQDLMREEAQKMSSVLPTMWLGAQNGCVYVHSSVAQWRKCLHSIKLKDSVLGIVHVKGRVLVALADGTLAIFHRGVDGQWDLTNYHLLDLGRPHHSVRCMTVVHDKVWCGYRNKIYVVQPKAMKIEKSFDAHPRKESQVRQLAGEGDGIWVSIRLDSTLRLFHSHTHQHLQDVDIEPYVSKMLGTGKLGFSFVRITALTVSCNRLWVGTGNGVIISIPLTDTNKVMAGPGKPGGVIRVYGDENSDKVTAGTFVPFCSMVHAQLCFHGHRDAVKFFTAVPGQVIPSGAGGAAEAGGDNGAEENPQKQLGKSVLVMSGGEGYIDFRMGDETEEPLDEPTLKLQPFLAKAERSHLIVWQVMDSQD; via the exons ATGAGCCCGAGGTGTATGCTGCTGTTTGTCTTTGGCTTCGTTGGGGGAGCCGTTGTTATTAACTCTGCCGTgctggtctctctgtctgtcctgctgCTGGTGCACTACTCTGTCTCCACTGGCCTCCCTGCCCTGCCCACCCTGCCACAACCCagcag GAAGGAGCGTCCCATCTCAATGGGGTTATTCCCATTACCAGGATATGATTTGACCAGTGACTCGCAGAGGGAAGCTGTTGAAACGCCGTCTGAAGCCTGGAGATGTAAGGACCTGAGCCACCCTCGCTCCAACACCAGCCTCAAG TTGGGGGCGCCAGACTCCCAGAGCAGAGGGCAGAGGCTTTCGGCCAATCAGCAGGCTGAACAGAACCAG GATGAGATGTCTAATGCGAACCGTGGAGGCTCCAAGTCCAACATGCCCATGTCTCCTAAAGGGGGCTCCAAGTCGGGGACCCCCATGTCTCCTATAGGGGGCTCCAAGTCCAACACGCCCATGTCTCCTAAAGGGGGCTCCAAGTCGGGGACCTCATTTGGGGCTCCCGCTCAAGGAGGTTCCAAAATGTCCACACAACAAGGTGGCTCTAAATCAGGCACCCCCATGTCTTCTCAACGAGGGTCCAAATCGGGTACCCCCATATCATCTCAAGGAGGGGACTCAAAGTCGCTTACCCCATTGTCCACGCAAAACGGTGGCTCTAATTTGGTCATTCCACTGTCTTCTCAAGGGGGCGGGTCTATGTCGGCCAGTCCCATGTCTACTTCCGAGTCTGACGTTGCCATGGCATCGGTGAGCACGCCACTCCAGGAAGAGTTTGAGAAAGTGGGCAAGAACAGGAACCTGGACAGAAGCAACAGGAAGCCAGAGAACATCGGCAGTAAGAACACCACAGTACCAGAGGATCAGGAGGGTCCAGAAAGACAAAACTTAGAACTGAGAGGAGGGTCAGGACCTCGCACAG CAGATGATAACACTGAGTCATTGGAGGTGCAGGCCATCATAGAGTCCACTCCTGAACTGGACATGGACCTTAGCGGCTACAGAGACGCCAG TACTCCTACTGAAGGAGTAGGTATAGAGAACATGGCGTTCGACAGGAACACTGAGTCTCTGTTTGCGGAGCTGTCCTCGGCAGGACCCGACATGGAAATAGACATAGCAGACATGGACGAGGGGGCTGACCTGCTGG GTATGGGCCGTGAAGTGGAGCATCTCATCCACGAGAACACTCAGCTGCTGGAGACCAA AAATGCATTGAACCTGGTGAAGAATGACCTGATGGCGCGTGTGGATGAGCTGTCGTGTGAGAAGGAGGTGCTGCAGGGAGAGCTGGAGGCTGTGACTCAGGCCAAGACCAGACTGGAGGAGAAGAGCAAGGAACTGGAGGAGGAACTCAAGAA GGTTCGGGCTGAGGCGGAGGAGGCCAAAACAAAGACGAAGAGTGAGAACAATGAGGAAGAT GCGGATGTTCCCACGGCCCAGAGGAAGAGGTTCACCAGGGTAGAGATGGCCAGAGTCCTGATGGAGAGGAACCAGTACAAAGAGAGACTGATGGAGCTACAGGAAGCTGTACGATGGACAGAGATGATACG AGCATCGAGAGAGAATCCAGCCACCGCAGACAAGAAGAAATCCAGCATCTGGCAGTTG AGTTTCAGTCGGTTGTTCAGTTCGAGTGGAGGAGCGGCTAAGAAGCCTGCGGAGGCTGCGCCAGTGAATGTGAAGTACAACGCcccctcctcccaggtccagccCTCTGTGAAGAAGAGGAGCGCAGCTCTGCAACAGCTACCCAGCGACAAGAGCAAGGCTTTCGACTTCCTCAATGAGGA GTCTGAGTCAGGCAACATGGTGTCTCGCAGGGAGCAGAAGAGAGCCCAATACAGACAGGTGAAAGCCCACGTTCAGAAGGAGGACGACGGCAGGGTACAGGCCTACGGGTGGAGCCTGCCGCAGAAATTCAAG GTGGCCAACGGTGGTCAGACGTTAGAGAACAAGATGAAGAATCTACCTGTACCTGTCTACCTCCGACCACTGGATGAGAAAGATGCTAccatgaag TTGTGGTGTGCTGCGGGTGTGAACCTGTCGGGGGGTAAGACTCGTGACGGCGGGTCTATAGTAGGTGCCAGTGTGTTCTACAATGACCTGACCAGCACTGGTCCTGAGAGCCCTCTCAGGAAGACAGGATCACAGAGCAGTCTGGACAAACTGGACCAGGACCTAAAG gagcagGAGAAGGAGCTGCTCCACCAGGAGGAGCTGTCCTCTCTGGTGTGGATCTGTACCAGTACTCAGGCCACCACTAAGGTCATCGTCATCGATGCCAACCAGCCTGGGAACGTCCTGGAGAATTTCTTTGTCTGCAACTCCCATGTTCTCTGCATCGCCAGTGTGCCAG gtgccaGAGAGACAGACTATCCGGCAGGGGAGGAGGTGCCCCATGACGCGGAGTCGGGATCGGGTGCTGAGGGCGGGACTTTGCAAGCCAGCACAACCAGTAGTTGCTCAATGGGCGAAGCTGGAGTGCTGGCAGGGATCAATGTGGTTGGCTGCTCTACAGAGGGGGCAGTGGCTACCCCCCAGACAGCAGGAGCAGAGAATGACACCGACACAG ACGCCAAGGCTGCAGAGGAGGCTACTGAAGCTACAGAGGCCAGTGCGGGTCCTGCAGGCCCGGAGCATGACTTAAGTCAGAGGGGAGTCTACACTGAACATGTCTTCACTGACCCTCTGGGAGTACAGAGCACTAGTCCTGGGGAGACGCCAGCCAACTACACACAGAG GGAGTCTGATCTGGTGAAGGATGGAGTTAGCTCCAACCCTAACCCGGAGGAACAGGACCTGATGAGAGAAGAAGCCCAGAAGATGAGCAGTGTTTTACCAACCATGTGGCTTGGGGCACAGAACGGATG tgtgtacGTGCACTCGTCAGTGGCCCAGTGGAGGAAGTGTCTCCACTCTATAAAGCTGAAGGACTCTGTCCTGGGCATTGTCCATGTGAAGGGGAGAGTGTTGGTGGCTCTGGCTGATGGAACACTGGCTATCTTCCACAGAGGAGTGG atgGTCAGTGGGACCTGACTAACTACCACCTACTAGACCTGGGCAGACCCCACCACTCTGTCCGCTGTATGACCGTGGTTCACGACAAGGTCTGGTGTGGCTACAGGAACAAGATCTACGTGGTCCAGCCCAAAGCCATGAAGATAGAG AAGTCATTTGATGCCCACCCCCGTAAAGAGAGCCAGGTGAGACAGCTGGCAGGGGAAGGAGATGGTATCTGGGTGTCCATCCGACTGGACTCTACTCTGAGACTGTTCCAttcccacacacaccaacacctgcaGGACGTTGACATAGAGCCCTACGTCAGCAAGATGCTGG GTACGGGGAAGCTGGGCTTCTCCTTTGTCAGGATCACAGCTCTCACGGTGTCCTGTAACCGTCTTTGGGTCGGCACTGGCAATGGAGTCATCATCTCTATACCTCTCACTGACA ccaataAGGTGATGGCAGGGCCAGGTAAACCTGGCGGAGTGATCCGTGTGTATGGTGATGAGAACAGTGACAAGGTGACGGCTGGAACCTTCGTACCCTTCTGCTCCATGGTGCACGCTCAGCTCTGTTTCCATGGTCACCGAGACGCAGTCAAGTTCTTCACCGCTGTCCCAG GTCAGGTGATCCCGTCAGGTGCAGGCGGAGCAGCGGAGGCGGGGGGTGACAACGGGGCAGAGGAGAACCCTCAAAAGCAGTTGGGCAAGTCTGTTCTGGTgatgagtggaggagagggatacATCGACTTCAGGATGG GTGATGAGACTGAAGAGCCACTGGACGAGCCCACTCTGAAGCTGCAGCCGTTCCTGGCCAAAGCTGAGAGGAGTCACCTGATCGTCTGGCAGGTCATGGACAGCCAGGACTGA